One window from the genome of Natrinema caseinilyticum encodes:
- a CDS encoding DUF5518 domain-containing protein has protein sequence MDINWTAVITGFVVTLALGFISGLVFVGSGASIVLLYWGGIGLLGGLTAGYISGGTMGSGVTHGGMATVFGSLVLLVLATFTTLLFGGLVASFSVLVFGLLMLAFYAIPGGVGGAIGSWAKHRRATPEPTTTRA, from the coding sequence ATGGACATCAACTGGACAGCTGTAATAACTGGATTCGTTGTGACCCTCGCGTTAGGATTCATCAGCGGCCTCGTCTTCGTCGGATCGGGGGCCTCGATCGTGCTCCTGTACTGGGGCGGAATCGGACTACTCGGCGGCCTCACCGCCGGATATATCTCTGGCGGGACGATGGGGTCCGGTGTAACCCACGGCGGTATGGCAACCGTCTTCGGGTCGCTGGTTCTGTTAGTCCTTGCGACGTTTACGACCCTGCTCTTCGGGGGCCTCGTCGCATCGTTCAGCGTGCTCGTCTTCGGCCTGCTCATGCTCGCGTTCTATGCCATCCCTGGTGGCGTGGGTGGCGCGATCGGGTCGTGGGCGAAGCATCGTCGGGCGACTCCAGAGCCGACGACGACACGAGCCTGA
- a CDS encoding AI-2E family transporter yields MVAGLQAILTVLAFVVIDFEDLIFWGVVTFVLSLLPLIGASIVWIPAVVYLAIVGNIPAAVGLQVYGTVVISSSDNFVRPLAMQRGARLNSGLLVLGIFGGVAVFGFPGLFTGPVILGLSKVIVNLLVEQSYWGCRKSSSICWWKYVVHLEKADERPACANRWPSVIPCLW; encoded by the coding sequence ATCGTTGCCGGCTTGCAGGCGATACTGACCGTTCTGGCCTTCGTGGTCATCGACTTCGAGGATCTCATCTTCTGGGGCGTGGTCACGTTCGTCCTATCGTTGCTTCCGCTGATCGGTGCGTCGATCGTCTGGATTCCAGCAGTGGTCTATCTCGCGATTGTGGGGAACATTCCAGCAGCGGTGGGGCTGCAGGTATATGGAACCGTCGTCATTAGTAGCTCGGATAACTTTGTCCGGCCGCTCGCAATGCAACGCGGAGCGCGTCTTAACTCCGGGCTGCTCGTTCTCGGCATCTTCGGTGGGGTGGCCGTTTTCGGGTTCCCTGGTCTCTTCACCGGCCCAGTCATACTGGGGCTGTCGAAAGTCATCGTCAATCTGCTGGTGGAACAGTCATACTGGGGCTGTCGAAAGTCATCGTCAATCTGCTGGTGGAAATACGTGGTACACCTAGAGAAAGCCGATGAGAGACCGGCCTGCGCGAACCGCTGGCCGTCAGTGATACCCTGTCTTTGGTGA
- a CDS encoding DUF1214 domain-containing protein gives MKNVVEQGGFGEFYHYRTLLPPGEQPAALPNHDTFYSFGVFDLTEPVTITKPDTGDRYQSMVVLDEDQYVKGTLYDPGEYTLTRDGIGTRYTIVLARTFVDPNDPDDVETVHGLQDELAVSQDSAGTFEIPNWDRQAHDELFDALVTLVKTMDDFGGAYGDVGEVNPVKYLLASVTPFGFPESETIYSSRIPDQNDGETPYTLTAQNVPVDAFWSVTVYNSDGFLEENEYDAYTINNVTAEQADDGSVTIHFGGDPDQPNFLYTPAEWFYVVRLYGPREEILDGSYQFPEAEPVE, from the coding sequence ATGAAGAACGTCGTCGAACAGGGCGGGTTTGGCGAGTTTTATCATTACCGAACCCTCCTCCCCCCGGGTGAGCAGCCCGCAGCCTTGCCCAATCACGACACGTTCTATTCGTTCGGTGTCTTCGATCTGACCGAGCCGGTCACCATCACCAAACCGGACACCGGTGACCGCTACCAGTCGATGGTCGTCCTCGATGAGGACCAGTACGTGAAAGGGACTCTCTACGATCCCGGCGAGTACACGTTGACCCGGGACGGGATCGGGACGCGGTACACCATCGTCCTCGCCCGCACGTTCGTCGACCCGAACGATCCAGACGACGTAGAAACTGTCCATGGCTTACAGGACGAACTCGCAGTGAGCCAGGACTCGGCCGGCACGTTCGAGATTCCCAACTGGGACCGCCAGGCACACGACGAACTCTTCGACGCGCTCGTCACGCTCGTCAAAACAATGGACGACTTTGGCGGCGCGTATGGCGATGTCGGCGAGGTCAATCCCGTGAAGTACTTGCTCGCTAGCGTGACACCGTTCGGGTTTCCGGAATCCGAAACGATCTACTCATCGAGGATTCCCGACCAGAACGACGGTGAGACGCCATACACACTCACTGCCCAAAACGTCCCCGTCGACGCGTTCTGGTCGGTCACCGTCTACAACAGTGATGGGTTTCTTGAGGAGAACGAGTACGACGCATACACGATTAACAACGTGACTGCAGAGCAAGCCGATGACGGCAGTGTCACGATCCATTTCGGCGGAGACCCCGATCAACCGAACTTCCTCTACACCCCAGCGGAGTGGTTCTACGTGGTCCGACTCTACGGTCCCCGCGAGGAGATTCTCGACGGGAGCTATCAGTTTCCCGAAGCCGAACCAGTCGAGTGA
- a CDS encoding APC family permease, whose product MADKIGLSESIAMAVGGMVGGGIFAVLGVVAVKAGPSAWMAFVASGFIAASAGYSFVTLNNQLRQPGTPITFIEVYTGRTALAGMMGWTFVIGYIGTMALYAYAFGSYLVALIGLQTVAGIPAQPFVSTVVVVLFVGINAAGAHASGRTEDTLVGLKIALLLAFCGGGLYYGFVHGQLKSGLTTLGIGPLVAAAVSFVAFEGWELLLFDQESIHNPRTTVKKSIFVSITAVTVLYALVAIVTTSLLSPRTILLNSETALAIAARPFFGAIGFTLISIAALFSTASALNATLFSTSRLMRQLATDKLLPKRLESRGSEPVWSLVILGVLTATLASLGSLNAISSFASLTFITIFGLISFLAYQERSRSIPSVILPAIGTIGAIATIIALIWNLATTEFGTFVIVTVLSLIVITAELVYFERTPIQQEFKK is encoded by the coding sequence ATGGCTGACAAGATTGGGTTGTCAGAGTCGATTGCGATGGCCGTTGGGGGAATGGTTGGTGGTGGGATTTTCGCGGTTTTAGGTGTTGTTGCCGTCAAAGCTGGCCCATCAGCATGGATGGCATTCGTCGCATCTGGATTCATTGCTGCGTCTGCTGGATACTCATTCGTTACGCTCAATAATCAGCTACGACAGCCGGGAACACCAATCACGTTCATCGAGGTGTACACGGGACGAACAGCCCTTGCTGGGATGATGGGGTGGACGTTCGTAATCGGCTATATTGGGACAATGGCACTGTACGCATATGCGTTCGGGAGTTACCTCGTTGCTCTTATCGGTCTTCAAACAGTGGCTGGCATACCAGCACAACCATTTGTTTCGACAGTAGTTGTCGTGCTATTCGTCGGTATTAATGCTGCAGGTGCACACGCCTCCGGACGGACAGAAGACACACTTGTTGGGCTGAAAATAGCACTTCTGCTTGCTTTCTGTGGCGGCGGACTATACTACGGATTCGTTCACGGGCAACTCAAATCAGGTCTCACCACACTTGGTATAGGGCCGCTTGTCGCTGCTGCGGTTTCGTTTGTTGCGTTTGAGGGGTGGGAATTACTTTTGTTCGATCAAGAGAGTATTCATAACCCACGAACGACAGTTAAAAAATCAATTTTCGTTTCAATTACAGCTGTTACAGTGCTTTACGCCCTCGTTGCAATTGTGACAACGAGTCTCCTCTCCCCACGAACGATTCTATTGAACTCAGAAACAGCACTCGCAATAGCTGCACGGCCGTTTTTCGGTGCGATTGGTTTCACGCTTATTTCTATCGCTGCGCTGTTTTCAACAGCAAGCGCACTCAACGCGACTTTGTTTAGTACATCACGACTCATGCGACAGTTAGCCACGGACAAACTCTTACCAAAGCGCCTCGAGAGTCGTGGGAGCGAACCGGTTTGGTCGCTCGTTATCCTCGGTGTACTAACGGCGACTCTGGCATCGCTCGGAAGCCTCAATGCGATTAGTTCATTCGCGTCACTCACCTTCATAACAATATTCGGTCTCATCAGCTTTCTCGCATATCAAGAACGCTCTCGGTCGATACCGTCTGTGATACTCCCAGCAATCGGTACAATAGGTGCAATTGCAACCATTATTGCGCTCATCTGGAATCTAGCAACTACCGAGTTTGGAACGTTTGTGATTGTCACTGTACTTTCATTGATCGTTATCACAGCTGAACTGGTATATTTCGAGCGTACACCTATCCAACAGGAATTCAAAAAATGA
- a CDS encoding site-2 protease family protein, whose protein sequence is MTTSFTIGRIGGIPIRINISLIVFLPILVWLIGNGVNLGLYSGIIGSMVGAPVDTATLAQGATPWVIGTAASLGLFASVTIHELGHSVVARRYGVVIQSITLWIFGGVANMESIPKEWNQELRIAIAGPITSLLLGGLCFVVVNIIPVEFPVIIFVIGWLALMNVVLALFNLLPAFPMDGGRIFRAFLSQWLSYTQATHTAARVGELFALLFTIIGILSFNVILIFIALFVYVAAVSEYRTVALAELLEGLTAADVMERNPPTVSVDAPIDELVRQMIRERQLTFLVVENGRRAGTDIDIVGTITFDTLSRSRDHTTNTVGDVMAQDVPSVPADTAAMDVLMELWTSNFEHLLVERDGHPIGIVTPADVMEVSDLHKEAEIG, encoded by the coding sequence ATGACGACTAGCTTTACAATTGGACGTATCGGGGGCATTCCGATTCGGATCAACATATCGTTGATCGTGTTCTTACCGATACTGGTGTGGCTGATCGGAAATGGCGTCAATCTTGGGCTGTATTCTGGGATTATCGGTTCTATGGTTGGAGCACCGGTCGATACGGCCACACTTGCACAGGGCGCTACACCATGGGTGATCGGAACCGCTGCCTCGCTCGGTCTCTTCGCGAGCGTCACCATCCACGAACTTGGTCATTCGGTGGTTGCCCGTCGATACGGGGTGGTGATTCAGTCGATCACGCTCTGGATCTTCGGCGGCGTTGCCAACATGGAGTCAATACCGAAAGAATGGAATCAGGAACTCCGAATCGCGATCGCTGGCCCTATCACGAGTTTGCTGCTCGGAGGGCTGTGTTTTGTCGTGGTAAATATTATTCCAGTAGAGTTTCCGGTCATCATATTCGTCATCGGCTGGCTAGCGTTGATGAATGTCGTTCTCGCCCTGTTCAATCTTCTCCCGGCATTCCCAATGGACGGTGGCCGGATTTTTCGCGCCTTCTTGTCTCAATGGCTGTCCTACACCCAAGCGACGCATACTGCCGCCAGAGTTGGTGAGCTATTTGCATTGCTCTTCACGATTATCGGCATTCTCTCTTTCAATGTCATTTTGATTTTTATCGCACTGTTCGTCTATGTGGCAGCAGTCTCTGAGTATCGGACGGTCGCGCTAGCCGAATTACTGGAGGGATTGACTGCCGCTGATGTAATGGAGCGTAATCCTCCGACGGTTTCGGTTGATGCGCCGATTGATGAATTGGTCCGGCAAATGATTCGAGAACGGCAGTTGACATTTCTGGTTGTTGAAAACGGGAGACGCGCTGGTACCGACATCGACATCGTTGGAACAATCACGTTCGATACGCTCAGCCGTTCGCGTGACCACACTACCAATACCGTCGGTGATGTCATGGCTCAAGATGTACCATCAGTTCCAGCAGATACTGCTGCCATGGATGTTCTGATGGAGTTGTGGACAAGTAATTTCGAGCACTTGCTCGTCGAACGAGACGGACACCCAATCGGAATAGTGACGCCGGCAGACGTGATGGAAGTTTCCGATCTCCACAAAGAGGCTGAAATCGGTTGA
- a CDS encoding AI-2E family transporter, with the protein MSAESKRSKRFLLLIGALVGLVSLFIVLPFLTWIFIAVILAYALTPLNDRLSQRLGAGLSAGLSMLIGLFLIVLPIVIILGIAVNQARQLFADFELRDVTQLDKVIAERIGLQVDTATLHEAFSGAIKTGAQGLAGNLFSIIGGLPELFIGFTVLFFVLFYLLKDGDKAVAWFREMLPIEPEVREELFEETSLLLHNSLVGTVTVAGVQAILLGLVFLVLGLGNVIFWIVTTFIAAMIPIVGASIVWIPASLYLFLADRPFPAVVLLIFGAGVVSTVDNILRPIVIRRGTQLSPAVTIIGIFGGISLFGFIGLFIGPIVLGLMKLIIEILVQEYSESGAVKQE; encoded by the coding sequence ATGAGTGCTGAGTCGAAGCGTTCGAAACGGTTCCTCCTTCTAATCGGTGCTCTAGTTGGACTGGTCTCGTTATTCATCGTCTTGCCGTTTCTCACTTGGATTTTTATCGCAGTCATCCTCGCATACGCGCTTACACCTCTCAACGACCGGCTCTCACAGCGGCTCGGCGCGGGACTGTCTGCCGGCCTGTCAATGCTCATTGGTCTCTTTCTGATCGTCCTTCCGATCGTCATCATCTTGGGTATCGCAGTGAATCAGGCCCGGCAACTCTTTGCAGACTTTGAGCTTAGAGATGTTACCCAACTCGACAAGGTGATCGCAGAGAGGATTGGTCTTCAGGTCGATACCGCAACTCTTCATGAGGCATTCAGCGGTGCAATCAAAACTGGTGCGCAAGGCCTTGCCGGCAATCTCTTCAGTATCATTGGTGGACTCCCCGAGCTCTTCATCGGATTCACCGTCCTGTTTTTTGTCCTGTTCTACTTGCTAAAAGATGGGGACAAGGCTGTTGCGTGGTTTCGAGAAATGCTCCCGATCGAACCAGAGGTACGGGAAGAATTGTTCGAAGAAACCAGCCTGTTGCTCCACAATTCACTTGTGGGGACCGTCACCGTTGCTGGGGTACAGGCAATCCTGCTTGGCCTTGTGTTTCTCGTTCTCGGCCTCGGAAACGTCATTTTCTGGATCGTGACGACATTCATCGCAGCGATGATTCCCATAGTCGGTGCGTCGATCGTCTGGATTCCAGCGTCGCTCTATTTGTTCCTTGCCGACCGTCCCTTTCCCGCGGTCGTGTTGTTGATCTTCGGAGCAGGCGTTGTCAGTACAGTCGATAACATTCTCCGTCCGATAGTAATACGACGGGGAACACAACTTAGTCCAGCTGTCACAATCATCGGCATTTTCGGCGGAATTTCGCTCTTCGGATTTATCGGCCTCTTTATCGGCCCGATCGTCCTTGGGTTGATGAAGCTTATCATTGAGATACTCGTACAAGAGTATTCTGAGTCAGGAGCAGTCAAACAGGAGTGA
- a CDS encoding universal stress protein, which produces MYERVLIPTDGSENVAHAVENGIAIADQFGASVHALSVVPYVVTRDHIRYYPEEHAEHAVEDVEQQCHEKGVDVVTETRKGEPAQEILEYSEENNIDIIVMGTHGRSGFDHVLIGSVAERVVRHATIPVLTVRSKAE; this is translated from the coding sequence ATGTACGAACGCGTTCTCATACCGACCGATGGAAGCGAAAACGTCGCTCATGCAGTCGAAAACGGAATCGCGATCGCGGACCAGTTTGGAGCATCAGTCCATGCACTTTCGGTTGTGCCGTACGTCGTGACGCGTGATCATATTCGATACTATCCGGAGGAGCATGCAGAACATGCCGTTGAAGATGTCGAACAGCAATGCCATGAGAAAGGAGTCGACGTAGTGACCGAAACCCGGAAAGGGGAACCAGCACAAGAAATCCTGGAATATAGTGAAGAGAACAACATTGATATCATCGTGATGGGTACTCACGGGAGATCTGGATTCGATCACGTGCTTATCGGCAGCGTCGCGGAACGAGTTGTCCGACACGCGACGATTCCTGTCTTAACAGTTCGGTCAAAAGCCGAATAG
- a CDS encoding cation-translocating P-type ATPase, producing MEQNPPRSRSIRRVRGLSHSEAAKRLRRDGPNVLPTQQPPPAWRLLAEQFVHFFAIMLWVASGLAVVAGMMELGIAIVLVVVINGLFAFAQEYRAERAAERLRDLLPKRATVRRDGTIREIDATELVVDDVVLLGPGDRVSADLEIVDSHSLQLDVSLLTGESDPEPVEEGETAYAGTFVVEGEATGVVRATGSETRLGEIAALTRARERPETPLHREIDRLVRIIAAVAVAVGGVFFAVSVALGTDPSVGILFAIGVTVALVPEGLLPSVTMSLAVGAKRLAADNALVRRLESVETLGSTTFICTDKTGTLTQNRMAVVEAWTPAGTAHIEGDGYDPTGTVEVGDETKPLLRELGTVVARCSTGDIERRDGEWVAHGDPMEAALVTFARRLDVDIQDQIQTDPEVKRFPFDPRRRRTSVLTQDQLLVMGAPEAVIERTRHEAGDVQTVVAEMAERGLRVLAVATRPANEVTADADLEAIETDLELVGVVGLEDPPRPGVAAAVTESKNASVRTAMITGDHPTTARAIAEEVGLVGDDGLVIDGDELPDDDQMLGALLDRDGVVVSRVSPEDKLLIAHALQDRGHVVAMTGDGVNDGPALQEADVGVAMGRSGTDVAREAADLVLLDDDFETIVNAIRQGRATFYNIKRFLTYHLTDNVAQLTPFVVWALAAGQFPLALGILQILALDIGTDLLPALALGSEPPAEDVLEQPLEAEHLIDETVLGRAFGVLGPAEATVEMTAFVVSLAAFGWVPGGPFPEQPELFAASGAAFTAVVVGQMANAFACRSTTHWPGELGWTSNRLLVGAVIVELLALLAFLFVGPIARILGQAPPPLEGGLVALLASPVLLVVDSIHKRWRARY from the coding sequence ATGGAACAGAACCCACCCCGCTCGCGTTCCATCCGTCGCGTCCGTGGCCTCTCTCACTCTGAAGCAGCGAAACGACTCAGACGTGACGGTCCCAACGTCCTGCCAACGCAGCAACCGCCACCGGCTTGGCGGCTGCTCGCCGAGCAGTTTGTTCACTTCTTCGCAATCATGCTCTGGGTGGCAAGCGGCCTCGCTGTCGTCGCCGGCATGATGGAACTCGGGATCGCCATCGTTCTGGTCGTCGTGATCAACGGGCTCTTTGCGTTCGCACAGGAATACCGCGCCGAACGTGCAGCCGAACGGCTCCGAGATTTACTCCCGAAACGAGCCACTGTCCGACGTGACGGGACGATACGTGAAATTGATGCGACGGAACTCGTCGTCGATGACGTCGTACTGCTCGGCCCAGGAGATCGTGTTTCGGCGGATCTCGAGATCGTTGACTCTCACTCCCTCCAGCTCGATGTCTCGTTACTCACCGGTGAGAGTGATCCGGAGCCGGTTGAGGAAGGTGAGACGGCATATGCGGGCACGTTCGTCGTCGAAGGTGAAGCAACAGGGGTGGTTCGAGCAACCGGTTCCGAAACGCGGCTCGGCGAAATTGCAGCGCTGACACGTGCACGAGAGCGGCCGGAGACACCACTGCATCGTGAGATCGATCGACTTGTTCGAATTATTGCAGCTGTCGCGGTCGCAGTTGGTGGTGTGTTCTTCGCTGTGAGCGTCGCACTTGGAACCGATCCCAGCGTCGGCATTCTCTTCGCCATCGGCGTCACGGTTGCACTTGTTCCTGAAGGCCTGCTCCCGAGCGTCACGATGTCACTCGCCGTCGGTGCCAAGCGCCTTGCAGCCGACAACGCGCTCGTGCGACGACTCGAGTCCGTCGAGACGCTTGGATCGACGACGTTCATCTGTACGGATAAGACGGGAACGCTCACGCAAAATCGGATGGCTGTGGTCGAAGCGTGGACACCGGCGGGCACTGCCCATATCGAGGGCGACGGCTATGATCCAACGGGAACTGTGGAGGTTGGCGACGAAACGAAACCCCTACTTCGAGAACTGGGAACCGTCGTCGCCCGGTGTTCGACCGGTGACATCGAACGCCGCGATGGGGAGTGGGTGGCACACGGGGATCCGATGGAGGCTGCGCTCGTTACGTTCGCTCGTCGGCTGGATGTAGACATTCAGGATCAGATCCAGACTGACCCAGAGGTCAAGCGGTTCCCGTTCGATCCCCGGCGGCGGCGAACATCTGTCCTGACGCAGGATCAGCTGTTGGTCATGGGTGCCCCGGAGGCAGTCATCGAGCGGACGCGTCATGAAGCGGGCGATGTGCAGACGGTCGTCGCAGAGATGGCGGAACGTGGCCTTCGCGTTCTCGCGGTCGCAACCCGACCGGCAAACGAGGTGACTGCCGATGCCGATCTCGAGGCGATCGAAACGGACCTCGAGTTGGTCGGCGTCGTCGGTCTCGAGGACCCGCCACGTCCCGGTGTGGCGGCGGCTGTCACCGAAAGCAAGAACGCGTCCGTCCGGACAGCGATGATAACGGGTGACCATCCGACGACGGCGCGAGCGATCGCCGAAGAAGTCGGGTTGGTAGGCGATGATGGACTCGTCATTGACGGTGATGAGCTTCCGGACGACGACCAGATGCTCGGAGCGCTTTTGGACCGCGATGGTGTCGTGGTCAGTCGAGTCAGTCCTGAAGATAAACTCCTGATCGCCCATGCGTTACAGGATCGTGGGCACGTCGTAGCGATGACTGGCGATGGTGTCAACGATGGGCCAGCGCTGCAAGAGGCCGATGTCGGCGTTGCGATGGGGCGCTCAGGAACGGACGTTGCACGTGAAGCGGCTGATCTCGTACTGCTTGACGATGATTTCGAGACGATCGTCAACGCGATCAGGCAAGGTCGGGCAACGTTTTATAACATCAAACGGTTCCTTACTTACCATCTCACTGACAATGTCGCCCAACTCACCCCGTTCGTTGTGTGGGCACTCGCGGCGGGTCAGTTCCCGCTTGCGCTCGGCATCCTCCAGATTCTTGCACTCGACATCGGAACAGATCTCCTTCCAGCACTCGCACTCGGTTCGGAACCGCCCGCTGAAGATGTGCTCGAGCAGCCCCTCGAGGCCGAACATCTTATCGACGAGACGGTACTCGGTCGTGCATTCGGCGTTCTCGGCCCGGCTGAAGCAACCGTCGAGATGACCGCATTCGTCGTCTCGCTCGCTGCCTTTGGTTGGGTACCGGGCGGGCCATTTCCCGAGCAACCTGAACTATTCGCTGCGTCAGGTGCGGCGTTTACTGCCGTCGTTGTGGGCCAGATGGCAAACGCATTCGCCTGTCGGAGCACGACTCACTGGCCGGGCGAGTTGGGTTGGACATCGAACCGCCTTCTGGTCGGTGCCGTCATTGTCGAACTACTGGCGTTGCTTGCCTTCCTCTTCGTTGGGCCGATTGCAAGGATTCTCGGGCAGGCACCACCGCCATTGGAAGGTGGCCTTGTCGCTCTACTTGCGTCACCCGTTTTGCTGGTGGTTGATTCGATACACAAACGCTGGCGGGCGAGGTACTGA
- a CDS encoding phosphoglycerate kinase, with amino-acid sequence MTTTTFSTIDELEPEQRLLVRIDVNAPVEDGIVQDDRRFARHAETLRELLDRDHAIALLAHQGRPGEETFISLRQHADILAEHLEREVDFVPDTFGEAALAAIDCLESGDVLLLENVRMCDGELPEEDSDRKGETKLVQTLAPAFDAYVDDAYSVAHRSHASIVGFPCVMDAYAGRVMEREYTANTAIRERSFDGTVTLALGGTKAEDSIPVIERVDKTVDQFCLGGVIGELSLRAAGHDMGYDIEGTELFDHQWEAHQETIKHVLAEYGDRLHLLKDLAYEANGTRAETTVEGVTKETSYFDIGSETARRYADLVTESEAVFVKGALGVFEDERFAEGTTEVLSAIADTECFSIIGGGDTAHAIGLYGLDKDDFSRVSIAGGAYVRALSGEPLIGVEVLERPDSVSC; translated from the coding sequence ATGACAACAACGACGTTTTCCACCATTGACGAGCTCGAACCAGAACAGCGGCTGCTCGTACGGATCGACGTTAACGCTCCCGTCGAAGACGGCATCGTACAGGACGACCGTCGATTCGCACGTCACGCTGAGACGCTCCGCGAACTGCTCGACCGCGACCATGCGATCGCACTGCTTGCACACCAGGGCCGGCCCGGTGAGGAGACGTTCATCTCACTGCGGCAACACGCCGATATCCTCGCTGAACACCTCGAACGAGAAGTCGACTTTGTACCCGATACATTTGGCGAGGCCGCGCTCGCGGCAATTGACTGCCTCGAGTCGGGTGACGTGCTCCTCCTTGAGAACGTCCGGATGTGTGATGGGGAACTACCTGAGGAAGACTCGGATAGGAAGGGTGAAACGAAACTCGTTCAGACGCTTGCACCGGCGTTCGACGCCTACGTCGACGATGCATACTCGGTCGCTCACCGATCACACGCCTCGATCGTCGGCTTCCCTTGCGTCATGGATGCATACGCAGGTCGCGTAATGGAACGCGAGTATACGGCAAACACGGCCATTCGAGAGCGATCGTTCGACGGGACCGTCACGTTGGCGCTCGGCGGCACGAAAGCAGAGGACTCCATCCCAGTCATCGAACGGGTGGATAAGACGGTCGATCAGTTCTGTCTCGGTGGCGTTATCGGTGAACTATCTCTGCGAGCCGCTGGTCACGACATGGGGTATGATATCGAAGGGACGGAACTCTTTGACCACCAGTGGGAGGCTCATCAGGAGACGATCAAACACGTGCTTGCGGAGTACGGTGATCGCTTACACCTCCTCAAGGATCTCGCGTATGAGGCCAACGGCACTCGTGCGGAGACAACCGTCGAGGGTGTCACAAAAGAGACATCCTATTTCGACATCGGCTCAGAGACGGCCAGGCGTTACGCCGATCTCGTTACCGAGTCCGAGGCTGTCTTTGTCAAAGGTGCACTCGGCGTCTTCGAAGATGAACGATTCGCCGAGGGAACCACCGAAGTCCTCTCTGCGATTGCCGACACCGAATGCTTCTCTATCATCGGTGGGGGAGATACAGCCCACGCAATCGGACTATACGGCCTCGACAAAGATGACTTCTCGCGGGTCTCAATCGCTGGCGGTGCGTATGTCCGTGCACTCTCCGGGGAGCCACTCATCGGTGTCGAAGTACTCGAACGGCCGGATTCTGTATCTTGTTGA